ATGCGTTTTAAAGGCCGTGACTTCTGGGATGTTGTGGCAAGGACATCCTTGCCTCTTTGTTAAGCTTTATTTTGTTGTGGTTTTGGTGTTGCTTCATGCTGGTGGTTTCGAGGTTATCTGTTGGTAGTTTAGCCCTATTAGTTGCCTTGTCGTCCCTTTAGTTGCTGTTGTTGGTTACATTGCCCGGTCCGGGTCTAACTTCTTCtttcgtttcaaaaaaaaaaagattttgATTCACCAAAGAAGTGACAGATTTGGACAGCAAAAATCTGTCGACAGACAGTCCTATAAATGTTTGCAACGCTCATGTTGTCGTTCAAGTCTTAGGGACAATACAGGGTGGTGATTGCGTTGTTTAATTGCAATTGTTGAACAGAGATGAAATATGAAAGTGTGTGCCTTGTGTTTTGAAACAAGAACACAATGGTCGGGCACGCCTCTTTATCCGATCCTTGCATAAAACAAGAACACCAAAGTTCCATGTGGAGGTAACCATGGCGCTCTTCGGCTACATGTGTCCCCATCCCATCCTTTCCATGGCAATTGGAATCTATTTTTTCCTTTTATGCATAGTTATTACTATGATTCTAGCGTGCAATTTTGAAAAGCATGATTTTTTAAATAAAGTCACACACTGACACATCACCACACTAACACTCTACAACAGCTCACGAGGCAGAGTTCCTCCTCCGCCGAGGCTCCCTGCTCACTATCTCGTCTGGTCCCGCCCTCACCACCGGCTGCTCCACCTGAATCCTGCCCAACCTTCCGAGCTTCTTCCACCCGCTTGTCCACCCCGACACGCCCTGTTGCTTCCCCGTCGCGGACGACGGCGGCAGCATGCGCTCCACCTGCCTCTGCAGAAGCTccacctcgcgctgcagctcCATGTACTTGGCGCTCACGCTCTCCACCTCCATCCTCAGCGCGCTCAcgtcctcctccttcctccccgCCCTGCCGAGCGTGCCGGCCATCTTGGCCTGCTCCGACAGCAGCACCTGCACGACGACGCGGAGCGGCAGCCGCTCATTCTGCGCCGCGTGCAGCCGCACCTCCCGCGACAGCTTCCCGCAGTCCACCGCCCGGCACAGCCGCTTCCGCTCGTGCTCCGTCACCGCCGGGTGCGCCTTCAGGTACGAGTCGACGGCGCGGTACAGCCCGTCGTGGCAGGCGCGCGCCGGCTCCGGCAGCGACTCGGCAAGAGCCTGGAACTTGCCCAGCGGGAGGTTCCGGTCGCGGGACACCTCGGAGAGGTAGCTGTCGAGGAGGCACGCCACGCACTGCGCCCTCGTGTTCTGATGCTTCTCCTGCTCTTGCTTCTCGACCTTGCCCCGGGTGGAGGACGACGACAACGGCTGCTCCTGCATCACGAACTGCTCCACCAGCCGCTGCACGAGGTCGACATCGTACGCGGCGTCGGAGCGGGCGTAGGGGTATGAGGGGACGAGGATGTCGGGCAGCGCCGCCTGGTCCAACTGCATGCCCACCAGCTTCTCCACCTCCGTCACCAGGGCCGGCGCCGCCTTGAGCATGACGGCCAGCCGGAGCAGCCGGAGGAGGAAGTTGCACGAGACGCAGTCCTTCTGCGGCGGGATGATGCTGATCAGGCTCTCCACGACCCTCCTCTGCTCGCTAGCTGCCGTCTCCGTTTGCGTGTCGCCCTCGCCGGCGACGACCATTTGGAGCACGCCGGCCTGCGGCCACAGCTCGCTGCCACGCAACCCGGGGCTCTCCTTGCTGAGCCCAGCCGAGAGCCATTTGGAGGAGTAGCGCGTGATGGCGGTGCCGATGAGGTCGCCGCGCATGCCCTTGGCCTGGACGGCGGTGATGACCCGCACGAAGTGATCGATCCTCAGCACGCAGATGTCGGCCACCCACCAGTCTGCCGGCGGCGACACGGGCTGGTGTTGGCCGGTGTCGCTGGACGTGCCGGCCCTCGCCGTCATCTTGGCGGGCGACGTCCTGCCGGCGTACCCCCAGCGCACGACCCTCGGGTTGGTGCACGCCTTGGCTGCGACGGACTCGCTGCAGCGGCGCACGAGCTGCAGGTCCTCGGCCCACGGCGAGAGGCCCTCGCAGCTCCGGAGCACGGCGACGGAGTCCCGCCACGAGGACGCCACCACGTAGGTAAGGAACGCCTCCGCGCGGAACGCGAGGTTGccctcctccagctcctccgtCATTTCCAGGTACTCGGCGGCGCAGCGCAGGACGGCGACGTTGGCGGCCGTGATGTCGACCACCACGCCGTAGCAGAACTTGGCGGCCAGCTCGAACGCGCCGTGGCCGCCCGGCAGGTCGGGAAGCTCCACCACGGTGGTGGCGTCGGGGCCGTGCAGCGCCGATGCCTCGTCGACGAGCCGGCCCAGGCGGGCGCTCCGGGAGATCATGGGGTGCTTGTGGAGGTGGAAGTTGACGCCGCCCACCTTGACGAGCAGATCACTTGGGATGTCACTGCTAGCGTACCGGCTACAAGTGCCAAAACAACACAAGAATTCAGAAATGAGAACACAATTCGCATATAGCTTTGATTCGCATATGCGTTGCGTACCATGATTGATCCCTGCGCACGAAGCCATCCACCTTGGCACCGCCGCGCTCGTCCTGCACCTGCACGTTGCCGCTGCTGCCGCCATTGACGGGGACGAGCCCGCGCTCTGCGACATGGTTCTCCCTCTCCATAGCTTCCCACATCTCCATTGCTGCTCTGTGCTGTGATCTATGGATGTCATGTATATATGCTTACAGGGCAGATGATGTATCTCTGAGATGGACTGCACTGGATCGGAGTAATCACTTCCTAGCTTGAACTGTAAGATCCAGGAAACTGCTAGGCGTACGACTGCGTCATGACTTAGTTATTGTTGAAAATATGCTCGTGTCATCTGACTTGTTCTGACTCTTGATGGACCGCCTGTTGTCTCTGTTGTAACCAAGCCGTTACAATCAGTCGTTTTCCGTTGCAGGGATGGGCCATAAGCGTCTACATAAACCCATTATTGGACGTGAAAATCATGACAGCAACGCTGTGTTTTCGACAGGGGCGGACCCAGGGCCCGGCGACCCTGGGCACCGGCCTGGGCTCCGGAGCAACAATCACAAGATGCCAGCCGTCAAATATGCCATTCATTTGTTCCGCAATAGCTGAGAAAAAACAGCCGCCTTGTATTGGCCCAGGCTCCATTCACAAGCTGGGTCCGCCACTGGTTTTCGAGGAGATTCATTGGCAGGTGATCCATGAGTGTGCCTTCATCTGAACTAGTCCTCTCCTCTTTAATTGAGTGGATGGGTGATCCTTGTCGAATAAAGCGACACCAATTAACTCACTGAGAGAGAAAATGTTTGAATTGGCATCAAGTGTCTATGTGTCATAGAGACCTGGACAACTTGTTATACATTCATTAAGTTTTTGTATCATCTCCATCAACATTGTAAAAGAATTATTTTCTTCAAGGAGGCAAGAACATGCATGGGAGCTCTTTTATTAAAAATTATCTTCTTAAAAATTCAGGTATACTGAAATAAGCAATATGGTTTTATTCATATATACTATAGGCCAGAGACAGGTAACTCAAGTAGCAGAGTATATGGTATATAGATATTTAACTTCACCAAAAGAGCGTTACAGATGAACTAATGATAGTGGGGAAGTGTACATGCAAAATTATTTATCCTAACAAATACGTCCCCAGACACAAGGAACTTTTGCTTTCATATAGTAAG
The sequence above is drawn from the Panicum hallii strain FIL2 chromosome 7, PHallii_v3.1, whole genome shotgun sequence genome and encodes:
- the LOC112900251 gene encoding coleoptile phototropism protein 1-like; this encodes MEMWEAMERENHVAERGLVPVNGGSSGNVQVQDERGGAKVDGFVRRDQSCRYASSDIPSDLLVKVGGVNFHLHKHPMISRSARLGRLVDEASALHGPDATTVVELPDLPGGHGAFELAAKFCYGVVVDITAANVAVLRCAAEYLEMTEELEEGNLAFRAEAFLTYVVASSWRDSVAVLRSCEGLSPWAEDLQLVRRCSESVAAKACTNPRVVRWGYAGRTSPAKMTARAGTSSDTGQHQPVSPPADWWVADICVLRIDHFVRVITAVQAKGMRGDLIGTAITRYSSKWLSAGLSKESPGLRGSELWPQAGVLQMVVAGEGDTQTETAASEQRRVVESLISIIPPQKDCVSCNFLLRLLRLAVMLKAAPALVTEVEKLVGMQLDQAALPDILVPSYPYARSDAAYDVDLVQRLVEQFVMQEQPLSSSSTRGKVEKQEQEKHQNTRAQCVACLLDSYLSEVSRDRNLPLGKFQALAESLPEPARACHDGLYRAVDSYLKAHPAVTEHERKRLCRAVDCGKLSREVRLHAAQNERLPLRVVVQVLLSEQAKMAGTLGRAGRKEEDVSALRMEVESVSAKYMELQREVELLQRQVERMLPPSSATGKQQGVSGWTSGWKKLGRLGRIQVEQPVVRAGPDEIVSREPRRRRNSAS